In a single window of the Limnochorda sp. L945t genome:
- a CDS encoding NlpC/P60 family protein, whose amino-acid sequence MVTTPNQRDARRPVLRRARVTGALLLVALLAGLAGTQAAAQEKGAASGAAPAGEQASAGVVIGQEPALSALRESLRYVEAGVPFRLGGKTTVDEYLRLQGSDPRAAASAGVDASGLVVNALRAAVPGVRFFAGPPDQGRTAEYVTSAMLRRYNSTEVSIEEARPGDLLFFKSPSTGQVTGVGIVHVVMPGVVRVVVASASQGRVVETGIRIGGAYWASQVDAVARLVLPPGVTAAAAESR is encoded by the coding sequence GTGGTGACGACGCCGAACCAGCGCGATGCACGCAGGCCGGTCCTGCGCCGGGCCCGCGTGACCGGAGCGCTCCTGCTGGTCGCCTTGCTTGCCGGGCTGGCCGGCACGCAGGCCGCAGCGCAGGAGAAAGGAGCTGCGTCCGGCGCAGCGCCGGCGGGGGAGCAGGCTTCGGCCGGCGTGGTGATAGGCCAGGAGCCGGCTCTGAGCGCGCTGCGAGAGAGCTTGCGCTACGTGGAAGCCGGGGTGCCCTTCCGGCTCGGGGGCAAGACCACGGTCGACGAGTACCTCCGGCTCCAAGGCTCCGATCCCCGGGCAGCTGCCTCTGCCGGCGTGGACGCGTCGGGCCTGGTGGTCAACGCGCTGCGGGCCGCCGTGCCGGGCGTCCGCTTCTTCGCCGGTCCCCCGGACCAGGGGAGGACCGCGGAGTACGTGACCTCGGCCATGCTGCGGCGGTACAACTCCACGGAGGTCTCAATCGAGGAGGCCCGGCCGGGCGACCTGCTCTTCTTCAAGTCGCCGTCCACCGGGCAGGTCACGGGGGTCGGCATCGTCCACGTCGTGATGCCGGGCGTGGTACGCGTGGTGGTGGCCAGCGCCAGCCAGGGTCGCGTGGTCGAGACCGGCATCCGGATCGGCGGCGCGTACTGGGCCTCGCAGGTCGACGCCGTCGCCCGCCTGGTCCTGCCTCCCGGCGTCACAGCTGCGGCAGCGGAGTCCAGATGA
- a CDS encoding LysM peptidoglycan-binding domain-containing protein: MRKSTGAGARPARHGSWLLVAKTLLVVAIAGAAWPGGATGATRVLQEGMWGDDVRQVQETLRELGFRTVNPNGYYGPETTQAVKALQRAMGLPADGVTGSATARVLDALGTPYRYRVEQGDTLWNVARRFGTTMEALMDANGMEDTMLHPGQTITIPTVRRLFVPVAVQLRDLAARLGVPGEAMARLNGLRLTDTLQAGSLIWTPLPQL; encoded by the coding sequence TTGCGCAAGAGCACAGGAGCCGGCGCGAGGCCGGCACGGCACGGGTCCTGGCTACTGGTAGCCAAGACGCTCTTGGTCGTGGCCATCGCAGGCGCGGCCTGGCCGGGCGGGGCCACCGGCGCAACGCGGGTGCTCCAGGAGGGCATGTGGGGCGACGACGTCCGGCAGGTGCAGGAGACTCTGCGGGAGCTCGGTTTCCGGACCGTCAATCCCAACGGGTACTACGGCCCTGAGACCACCCAGGCGGTGAAGGCGCTGCAGCGGGCCATGGGGCTCCCCGCGGACGGGGTGACCGGGTCGGCCACCGCCCGGGTGCTCGACGCGCTCGGCACACCGTACCGTTACCGCGTGGAGCAGGGCGATACCCTGTGGAACGTGGCCCGCCGCTTCGGCACCACCATGGAGGCGCTCATGGACGCCAACGGGATGGAGGATACTATGCTCCATCCCGGCCAGACCATCACCATCCCCACCGTGCGCCGGCTGTTCGTGCCGGTGGCCGTGCAGCTGAGAGACCTGGCGGCCCGCCTCGGAGTGCCCGGAGAGGCGATGGCCCGGCTCAACGGCCTGCGCCTGACCGACACGCTCCAGGCAGGCAGCCTCATCTGGACTCCGCTGCCGCAGCTGTGA
- a CDS encoding ABC transporter ATP-binding protein, producing MLEVDGIDVYYGDVQALWGVSFRVERGEKVALVGANGAGKTTALRAVSGLLHPRRGRVLFGGRPIERMTAHRVTDLGIAHIPEGRQLFPLMSVEENLLAGSYLPRARPHRRANLERVYTLFPRLAERRRQDAGTLSGGEQQMVAIGRALMSEPALLILDEPSLGLAPVLVQELFRVIQRIARDGTTVLLVEQNVHQALTVADRAYVLENGRVVMEGAGRELLAHPGVQAAYLGVG from the coding sequence CTGCTGGAGGTTGACGGGATCGATGTCTACTACGGCGACGTCCAGGCGCTGTGGGGCGTCAGCTTCCGGGTCGAGCGCGGCGAGAAGGTCGCGCTGGTGGGCGCCAACGGCGCCGGCAAGACGACTGCCTTGCGAGCCGTCTCGGGGCTGTTACACCCGCGCCGGGGGCGCGTCCTCTTCGGCGGGCGCCCCATCGAGCGGATGACGGCGCACCGGGTCACCGATCTCGGCATCGCGCACATCCCGGAGGGCCGCCAGCTCTTCCCCCTGATGAGCGTCGAGGAAAACCTCCTGGCCGGAAGCTACCTGCCTCGCGCCCGGCCGCACCGCCGGGCCAATCTGGAGCGGGTCTACACCTTGTTTCCGCGCCTTGCGGAACGGCGCCGCCAGGACGCCGGCACCCTCTCCGGCGGCGAACAGCAGATGGTGGCCATCGGCCGGGCGCTCATGAGCGAGCCGGCTTTGCTCATCCTCGACGAACCCTCGTTGGGCCTGGCGCCGGTGCTGGTGCAGGAACTCTTCCGCGTCATCCAGCGAATTGCCCGGGACGGCACCACGGTCCTCCTGGTGGAGCAAAACGTGCACCAGGCCCTGACCGTCGCCGACCGGGCCTACGTGCTGGAGAACGGGAGGGTCGTGATGGAGGGAGCGGGAAGGGAGCTGCTGGCCCACCCCGGGGTCCAGGCGGCATACCTGGGCGTGGGATGA
- a CDS encoding ABC transporter ATP-binding protein yields MRQPILRLKGLSVAFGGLLALRDVSFDVYPGEIVGLIGPNGAGKTTLFHAVSGYLWPRSGEVWFDGHRVTGRPPYLLARMGIARTFQIVRPFPQLSVLENVMVGAFLAEGRRAGARRAALEILEWTGLADRAYAAARELTLAGRKRLEIARALALRPRLLLLDEVVAGLNPSEADATVRLILAIRERGITIVAVEHIMRVIMQISDRIVVLHHGEKIAEGPPGEVASNPLVVEAYLGTQESGAGKGAASRAAGG; encoded by the coding sequence ATGCGGCAGCCCATCCTGCGGTTGAAGGGCTTGAGCGTGGCCTTCGGGGGGCTTCTCGCCCTTCGTGACGTGAGCTTCGACGTCTACCCGGGGGAGATCGTGGGGCTCATCGGCCCTAACGGTGCGGGCAAGACCACGCTGTTCCACGCGGTGAGCGGGTACCTCTGGCCCCGCTCGGGGGAGGTGTGGTTCGACGGGCACAGGGTCACGGGTCGACCCCCGTACCTCCTGGCCCGCATGGGTATCGCCCGCACCTTCCAGATCGTGCGCCCCTTTCCACAGCTGTCGGTGCTGGAAAACGTGATGGTGGGGGCCTTCCTGGCGGAGGGCCGGCGGGCGGGCGCGCGGCGGGCGGCCTTGGAGATCCTGGAGTGGACGGGGCTTGCCGATCGGGCGTATGCGGCGGCCCGGGAGCTCACCCTGGCGGGCCGCAAGCGCCTGGAGATCGCGCGGGCGCTGGCGCTGCGGCCGCGTCTTTTGTTGCTGGACGAGGTGGTCGCCGGCCTCAACCCTTCCGAGGCGGACGCCACGGTCAGGCTCATCCTGGCCATCCGCGAGCGCGGCATCACCATCGTGGCCGTCGAGCACATCATGCGGGTCATCATGCAGATCTCCGACCGCATCGTCGTGCTGCACCACGGCGAGAAGATCGCCGAGGGCCCGCCGGGCGAGGTGGCCTCCAACCCCCTCGTCGTCGAGGCGTACCTGGGTACCCAGGAGAGCGGCGCCGGGAAGGGGGCAGCGTCCCGTGCTGCTGGAGGTTGA
- a CDS encoding branched-chain amino acid ABC transporter permease gives MSNDAKPMWARLGAATGVALLLVAYPLLFPGALNVGVTLVLFAALAYAWDVLGGWAGQLSLGHAALVGLGAYTFGLLTQSPAWARFGAEGIGLALAATAAVAAVATLLWGWIAFRLRGPYFTLSTIAVAEILRLVATNERRWTGGAEGLFLANLPPVAGLDPFDRTVEYYAALVLLGAAMAGAWWLSRSRFGYYLQAIREDEDAAMALGIAPLRYKLQAFALSGVATALGGALYAVFLSFFEPHGVFDIGLSIQIALVAIIGGTGTLFGPLIGSAVLVLSAEFFRASFREANLLIYGILIVLVVRFAPQGIVGTLGGLERRWRARHERDAAAHPAVEGLERGLRGASRPS, from the coding sequence ATGAGCAACGACGCGAAGCCCATGTGGGCGCGGCTCGGGGCCGCCACGGGCGTGGCCTTGCTGCTCGTGGCTTACCCGCTGCTCTTCCCTGGGGCGCTCAACGTCGGCGTGACGTTGGTGCTGTTCGCGGCGCTGGCGTACGCCTGGGACGTGCTGGGCGGCTGGGCCGGCCAGCTCTCCTTGGGCCATGCGGCCCTGGTGGGCCTCGGGGCGTACACGTTCGGGCTGCTGACGCAGTCGCCGGCATGGGCGCGCTTCGGGGCGGAGGGGATCGGGCTGGCCCTGGCCGCCACCGCTGCCGTAGCGGCCGTGGCGACGCTCCTTTGGGGATGGATTGCTTTCCGTCTGCGGGGCCCCTACTTCACGCTGTCGACCATTGCGGTGGCCGAGATCCTGCGGCTGGTCGCCACCAACGAACGGCGCTGGACAGGGGGCGCCGAGGGGCTCTTCCTGGCCAATCTCCCGCCCGTGGCAGGGCTCGACCCCTTCGACCGCACGGTCGAGTACTACGCGGCGCTGGTGTTGTTGGGGGCAGCGATGGCGGGCGCGTGGTGGCTGTCGCGCAGCCGGTTCGGCTACTACCTGCAGGCGATCCGGGAAGACGAGGACGCGGCCATGGCGCTCGGCATCGCGCCCTTGCGCTACAAGCTCCAGGCCTTTGCCTTGAGCGGGGTGGCGACGGCGCTCGGCGGAGCGCTTTACGCCGTCTTCCTCTCCTTCTTCGAGCCCCACGGCGTCTTCGACATCGGCCTCAGCATCCAGATCGCGCTGGTGGCCATCATCGGGGGCACGGGTACCCTCTTCGGGCCGCTCATCGGGTCGGCGGTGCTGGTGTTGTCGGCGGAGTTTTTCCGGGCCTCGTTCCGCGAGGCCAACCTGCTGATCTACGGCATCCTCATCGTGCTGGTGGTGCGCTTCGCTCCCCAGGGGATCGTGGGGACGCTCGGCGGCCTGGAGAGGAGGTGGCGCGCCCGTCATGAACGGGATGCGGCAGCCCATCCTGCGGTTGAAGGGCTTGAGCGTGGCCTTCGGGGGGCTTCTCGCCCTTCGTGA